The following proteins come from a genomic window of Rissa tridactyla isolate bRisTri1 chromosome 13, bRisTri1.patW.cur.20221130, whole genome shotgun sequence:
- the PLA2G3 gene encoding group 3 secretory phospholipase A2, with translation MWVRALLACAALCVCARAWPGGAVCARRAAGAGGARYVAFLSAGPGPGPAALVESAWAGRGRLRACWTRRDPRLVRAFRAACARRPPAAPGAALRRDLAALWRRRAACADPAPPAGLPPRRRRRRGWTLPGTLWCGAGNSAGNASELGLFRGPDRCCREHDQCSAQIAALQFNYGIRNYRLHTVSHCDCDARFRQCLLALNDTISNIIGVTFFNLLEVPCFVLEESEECVQWHWWGGCERYGVVPLARMVQQNQYHHSLPTQETGSPAAQPPGKGRKSSRVGRKRLRQGLGQKPGLLRAQRPATAQQPWGPGALSPASARDKAEPTTRHPAAQWRLEPSAPPAVTVLEQDLPGRKPGGARHGAGGSARPACMARAQDGSIGSSLAAGCCGATLVPAVEERRWPGLPRACRRYKHLDKCKHQIGPHEVKYQLRNTGTQMLFHCNCTRRLARSLRRARDLSGMEVAVLADHMAMNCFVLEPTTDCSPGKGPQDNCNTTTRAVLVPARHLKKTLRCWGLPHATSKAKHPDWKTQDSGDTLYERCLQLALEQKLGAYVVPR, from the exons ATGTGGGTGCGCGCGCTGCTGGCCTGCGCGGCGCTGTGCGTGTGCGCGCGCgcctggcccggcggcgccgtgtgcgcgcggcgggcggcgggcgcgggcggcGCGCGCTACGTGGCCTTCCTgagcgccggccccggccccggcccggccgccctgGTGGAGAGCGCCTGGGCCGGGCGCGGCCGCCTCCGCGCCTGCTGGACCCGCCGCGACCCGCGCCTGGTCCGCGCTTTCCGCGCCGcctgcgcccgccgcccgcccgccgcccccggcgccgCGCTGCGGCGGGACTTGGCCGCGCTCTGGCGGCGCCGGGCCGCCTGCGCCGACCCCGCGCCGCCCGCAGGGCtcccccctcgccgccgccgccggcggggctggACGCTGCCGGGCACGCTGTGGTGCGGCGCCGGCAACTCGGCGGGAAACGCCAGCGAGCTGG GTCTGTTCCGCGGCCCCGACCGCTGCTGCCGGGAGCACGACCAGTGCTCGGCGCAGATCGCGGCGCTGCAGTTCAACTACGGCATCCGCAACTACCGCCTTCACACCGTCTCCCACTGCGACTGCGACGCCAG GTTCCGGCAGTGCCTGCTGGCCCTCAACGACACCATCTCCAACATCATCGGCGTCACCTTCTTCAACCTGCTGGAGGTGCCGTGCTTCGTGCTGGAGGAGAGCGAGGAGTGCGTCCAGTGGCACTGGTGGGGAGG GTGTGAGCGTTACGGTGTGGTACCCCTGGCCAGGATGGTGCAGCAGAATCAGTACCACCACAGCCTGCCCACGCAGGAGACGGGCAGCCCTGCTGCGCAGCCCCCGGGCAAGGGAAGGAAGTCCTCTAGAGTAGGGCGCAAGCGGCTCCGACAAGGACTGGGGCAAAAGCCTGGGCTCCTCCGGGCACAGAGACCTGCGACAGCCCAACAGCCGTGGGGCCCAGGTGCCTTGTCCCCTGCGTCCGCCAGGGACAAGGCTGAGCCCACAACCAGGCACCCAGCAGCGCAGTGGAGGCTGGAGCCCAGTGCCCCACCAGCAGTGACCGTGTTAGAACAGGACCTTCCTGGAAGAAAGCCAGGAGGAGCAcggcacggggctgggggctcaGCGCGCCCTGCCTGCATGGCCCGCGCTCAGGATGGCAGCATCGGATCCAGCCTGGCCGCAGGGTGCTGCGGAGCCACCCTTGTGCCCGCCGTGGAGGAGCGCAGGTGGCCCG GCCTGCCCAGGGCATGCAGGCGCTACAAGCACCTGGATAAGTGCAAGCACCAGATCGGCCCTCATGAAGTGAAGTACCAGCTGCGCAACACGGGCACCCAGATGCTCTTCCACTGCAACTGCACTCGCAG GCTGGCACGGTCCCTGCGCAGGGCGAGGGACCTCAGTGGCATGGAGGTGGCTGTCCTGGCTGACCACATGGCCATGAACTGCTTTGTTCTGGAGCCGACCACTGACTGCAGCCCAGGCAAGGGGCCACAGGACAA CTGTAACACAACAACCCGAGCTGTGCTAGTACCTGCGCGGCACCTCAAAAAGACCCTGAGGTGCTGGGGTCTTCCACATGCGACCTCCAAGGCCAAGCATCCAGACTGGAAGACACAGGACAGTGGTGACACCCTCTACGAGCGATGCCTGCAGCTGGCCTTGGAGCAGAAGCTGGGTGCTTATGTGGTGCCCCGATGA